One genomic region from Mastacembelus armatus chromosome 21, fMasArm1.2, whole genome shotgun sequence encodes:
- the upp2 gene encoding uridine phosphorylase 2, translated as MAPILLNCMGNDQNEYIKQQVQVKNPYLDTMEEDILYHFNLSTKTHNLPEMFGDIKFVCVGGSSNRMKAFAQFIHQELKLPGNPEEIKDICEGTDRYCMYKVGPVLSISHGMGVPSISIMLHELIKLLHHAHCHDVVLFRLGTSGGVGLAPGTVVITDKAVDYSFCPRFEQVVLGKVITRSTELDEGVASELLQCSSELQNFPAVIGNTMCTHDFYEGQGRLDGALCSFSHGEKMEYLRRAYEAGVRNIEMESTVFAAMCRVCGLKAAVICVTLLNRFEGDQIASPHDVLLEYQQRPQILVSHFIKKRLGNIV; from the exons ATGGCGCCAATTTTGCTTAACTGTATGGGGAATGACCAAAATGAGTACATCAA GCAACAGGTCCAAGTGAAAAATCCCTACTTAGACACAATGGAGGAGGACATTCTCTACCACTTCAACTTGAGCACCAAGACTCACAACCTTCCAGAAATGTTTGGAGATATTAAG tttgtgtgtgttggtggtaGCTCAAATCGCATGAAGGCTTTTGCCCAGTTCATCCACCAGGAGCTGAAACTGCCTGGAAACCCAGAAGAAATCAAGGACATCTGTGAGGGAACTGATCGCTACTGCATGTACAAAGTGGGACCAGTGCTGTCTATAAGT CATGGCATGGGTGTCCCATCAATCTCCATCATGCTCCATGAGCTCATCAAACTGCTCCACCATGCCCACTGCCATGATGTGGTGCTATTTCGCCTTGGAACATCTGGTGGAGTTG GTCTGGCTCCAGGAACAGTGGTGATCACCGATAAAGCAGTGGATTACTCATTCTGCCCCAGGTTTGAGCAGGTAGTTCTGGGGAAGGTTATCACCAGGAGTACTGAGTTGGATGAAGGAGTGGCCAGCGAGCTTCTGCAGTGCTCCTCTGAGCTTCAAAACTTTCCTGCAGTGATTGGAAACACCATGTGCACCCACGATTTCTATGAAG GTCAAGGCCGACTTGACGGGGCTCTCTGTTCCTTCTCTCATGGAGAAAAAATGGAGTATCTGAGGAGAGCTTATGAGGCCGGAGTGAGAAATATTGAAATGGAGTCCACTGTCTTTGCTGCTATGTGCCGTGTTTGTGGTCTCAAAG CTGCTGTGATTTGTGTTACATTGTTGAACCGCTTTGAGGGAGACCAGATCGCCTCCCCTCATGATGTTCTGCTAGAGTACCAGCAGAGACCTCAAATCCTGGTGTCCCACTTTATCAAGAAACGCCTGGGAAATATTGTCTGA